From the Carassius auratus strain Wakin unplaced genomic scaffold, ASM336829v1 scaf_tig00214826, whole genome shotgun sequence genome, one window contains:
- the LOC113092992 gene encoding glucose-6-phosphate 1-dehydrogenase-like isoform X2 → MMGSRASADKMSLPLSRSEVFGELRKELHEDAEFHQSDVHIFIIMGASGDLAKKKIYPTLWWLFRDGLLPEQTYFVGFARSDLTVDAIRAACLPYMKVADSEAERLTAFFSRNSYISGKYVDESSFSNLNTHLLSLPGGAGANRLFYLALPPSVYHDITKNIKHQCMSTKGWNRIIVEKPFGRDLQSSEELTSHLSSLFTEDQIYRIDHYLGKEMVQNLMVLRFGNRIFGPIWNRDSVACVVLTFKEPFGTMGRGGYFDDFGIIRDVMQNHLLQMLSLVAMEKPASTSSDDVRDEKVKVLKCIEPVSLSDVVLGQYVGDPDGEGEAKLGYLDDKTVPEGSTQATFATAVLYVKNERWDGVPFILRCGKALNERKAEVRLQFTDVPGDIFSSHCRRNELVVRVQPNEAIYAKMMSKKPGVYFSPEETELDLTYHSRYKDVKLPDAYERLILDVFCGSQMHFVRSDELREAWRIFTPLLHQIEKEKTPPIKYKYGSRGPAEADELVKKVGFRYEGTYKWVNPHKP, encoded by the exons ggagATCTGGCCAAAAAGAAAATCTACCCAACTTTGTG GTGgttgttcagagacggtcttctccCTGAACAGACATATTTTGTGGGTTTTGCGCGCTCTGATCTGACGGTGGATGCCATACGTGCAGCCTGCCTGCCCTACATGAAG GTGGCAGACTCTGAGGCAGAGCGGCTCACTGCGTTCTTCAGCAGAAACTCTTACATCAGCGGGAAGTATGTGGATGAATCCTCTTTCTCTAACCTGAACACTCACCTGCTGTCTCTGCCTGGAGGAGCTGGGGCTAACCGGCTCTTCTACCTGGCCCTGCCGCCCAGCGTCTACCACGACATCACCAAGAACATCAAGCATCAGTGCATGAGCACCAA AGGCTGGAACAGGATAATCGTGGAGAAGCCTTTCGGTCGTGACCTGCAGAGCTCGGAGGAGTTAACCAGtcatctctcttctctcttcacTGAGGACCAGATTTACCGGATAGACCATTACCTTGGCAAAGAGATGGTCCAGAACCTCATGGTTCTCAG GTTTGGAAATCGGATATTTGGTCCCATATGGAACCGGGACAGTGTGGCTTGTGTGGTTCTGACCTTCAAAGAGCCGTTTGGTACCATGGGCCGGGGAGgatattttgatgattttggtaTCATTCG TGATGTGATGCAGAACCACCTGCTGCAGATGCTCAGTCTGGTTGCCATGGAGAAGCCTGCATCCACCAGCTCTGATGATGTTAGAGATGAGAAG GTGAAGGTGCTGAAGTGCATTGAGCCGGTCTCTCTCTCAGATGTGGTCTTGGGTCAGTATGTGGGAGATCCCGATGGAGAAGGAGAGGCTAAACTGGGTTATCTAGATGACAAAACTGTCCCCGAAGGCTCCACTCAGGCTACATTTGCCACAGCAGTGCTTTATGTAAAGAACGAACGCTGGGATG GAGTTCCCTTCATCCTCAGGTGTGGAAAGGCTCTGAATGAGAGGAAGGCAGAGGTGAGGCTGCAGTTCACAGACGTCCCTGGAGACATCTTTAGCTCTCACTGCAGGAGGAACGAGTTGGTGGTGCGTGTGCAGCCCAACGAGGCCATCTACGCCAAGATGATGAGTAAGAAACCCGGAGTCTACTTCAGCCCTGAGGAGACCGAGCTGGACCTGACCTACCACAGCAGATACAAG GACGTTAAGCTGCCCGATGCCTACGAACGTCTGATTCTGGACGTCTTCTGCGGCAGCCAAATGCATTTTGTACGAAG TGATGAGTTGAGGGAAGCCTGGAGAATCTtcactcctcttcttcatcaGATCGAGAAGGAGAAGACGCCACCCATCAAATACAAATACGGAAG CCGTGGTCCCGCAGAGGCTGATGAACTGGTAAAGAAGGTGGGCTTTCGCTACGAGGGTACATACAAATGGGTGAACCCACACAAACCGTGA
- the LOC113092992 gene encoding glucose-6-phosphate 1-dehydrogenase-like isoform X3 has translation MSLPLSRSEVFGELRKELHEDAEFHQSDVHIFIIMGASGDLAKKKIYPTLWWLFRDGLLPEQTYFVGFARSDLTVDAIRAACLPYMKVADSEAERLTAFFSRNSYISGKYVDESSFSNLNTHLLSLPGGAGANRLFYLALPPSVYHDITKNIKHQCMSTKGWNRIIVEKPFGRDLQSSEELTSHLSSLFTEDQIYRIDHYLGKEMVQNLMVLRFGNRIFGPIWNRDSVACVVLTFKEPFGTMGRGGYFDDFGIIRDVMQNHLLQMLSLVAMEKPASTSSDDVRDEKVKVLKCIEPVSLSDVVLGQYVGDPDGEGEAKLGYLDDKTVPEGSTQATFATAVLYVKNERWDGVPFILRCGKALNERKAEVRLQFTDVPGDIFSSHCRRNELVVRVQPNEAIYAKMMSKKPGVYFSPEETELDLTYHSRYKDVKLPDAYERLILDVFCGSQMHFVRSDELREAWRIFTPLLHQIEKEKTPPIKYKYGSRGPAEADELVKKVGFRYEGTYKWVNPHKP, from the exons ggagATCTGGCCAAAAAGAAAATCTACCCAACTTTGTG GTGgttgttcagagacggtcttctccCTGAACAGACATATTTTGTGGGTTTTGCGCGCTCTGATCTGACGGTGGATGCCATACGTGCAGCCTGCCTGCCCTACATGAAG GTGGCAGACTCTGAGGCAGAGCGGCTCACTGCGTTCTTCAGCAGAAACTCTTACATCAGCGGGAAGTATGTGGATGAATCCTCTTTCTCTAACCTGAACACTCACCTGCTGTCTCTGCCTGGAGGAGCTGGGGCTAACCGGCTCTTCTACCTGGCCCTGCCGCCCAGCGTCTACCACGACATCACCAAGAACATCAAGCATCAGTGCATGAGCACCAA AGGCTGGAACAGGATAATCGTGGAGAAGCCTTTCGGTCGTGACCTGCAGAGCTCGGAGGAGTTAACCAGtcatctctcttctctcttcacTGAGGACCAGATTTACCGGATAGACCATTACCTTGGCAAAGAGATGGTCCAGAACCTCATGGTTCTCAG GTTTGGAAATCGGATATTTGGTCCCATATGGAACCGGGACAGTGTGGCTTGTGTGGTTCTGACCTTCAAAGAGCCGTTTGGTACCATGGGCCGGGGAGgatattttgatgattttggtaTCATTCG TGATGTGATGCAGAACCACCTGCTGCAGATGCTCAGTCTGGTTGCCATGGAGAAGCCTGCATCCACCAGCTCTGATGATGTTAGAGATGAGAAG GTGAAGGTGCTGAAGTGCATTGAGCCGGTCTCTCTCTCAGATGTGGTCTTGGGTCAGTATGTGGGAGATCCCGATGGAGAAGGAGAGGCTAAACTGGGTTATCTAGATGACAAAACTGTCCCCGAAGGCTCCACTCAGGCTACATTTGCCACAGCAGTGCTTTATGTAAAGAACGAACGCTGGGATG GAGTTCCCTTCATCCTCAGGTGTGGAAAGGCTCTGAATGAGAGGAAGGCAGAGGTGAGGCTGCAGTTCACAGACGTCCCTGGAGACATCTTTAGCTCTCACTGCAGGAGGAACGAGTTGGTGGTGCGTGTGCAGCCCAACGAGGCCATCTACGCCAAGATGATGAGTAAGAAACCCGGAGTCTACTTCAGCCCTGAGGAGACCGAGCTGGACCTGACCTACCACAGCAGATACAAG GACGTTAAGCTGCCCGATGCCTACGAACGTCTGATTCTGGACGTCTTCTGCGGCAGCCAAATGCATTTTGTACGAAG TGATGAGTTGAGGGAAGCCTGGAGAATCTtcactcctcttcttcatcaGATCGAGAAGGAGAAGACGCCACCCATCAAATACAAATACGGAAG CCGTGGTCCCGCAGAGGCTGATGAACTGGTAAAGAAGGTGGGCTTTCGCTACGAGGGTACATACAAATGGGTGAACCCACACAAACCGTGA
- the LOC113092999 gene encoding N-alpha-acetyltransferase 10-like yields MNIRNARPEDLMNMQHCNLLCLPENYQMKYYFYHGLSWPQLSYIAEDENGKIVGYVLAKMEEDPDDVPHGHITSLAVKRSHRRLGLAQKLMDQASRAMIENFNAKYVSLHVRKSNRAALHLYSNTLKFQISEVEPKYYADGEDAYAMKRNLTTMADELQKPGVRLWGSEASPSQDTSVTGLVEKLTVQDGDGDSGGESKEMSEVSEATESTDVKDSSSDS; encoded by the exons ATGAATATACGCAACGCACGG CCAGAGGATCTGATGAACATGCAGCACTGCAACCTGCTGTGTCTTCCAGAGAACTATCAGATGAAGTATTACTTCTACCACGGCCTGTCCTGGCCACAG CTGTCTTACATAGCAGAGGATGAGAATGGGAAGATAGTGGGATATGTTTTGgctaaaat GGAGGAGGATCCTGACGATGTTCCTCATGGACACATTACATCACTG GCAGTTAAACGCTCTCACAGGCGTCTTGGACTGGCTCAAAAACTGATGGATCAAGCCAGCAGAGCCATGATCGAGAACTTCAATGCCAAATACGTCTCTTTACATGTCAGGAAGAG TAACCGGGCCGCTCTTCACTTGTACTCAAACACACTTAAGTTTCA AATAAGTGAAGTGGAGCCCAAATATTATGCTGATGGAGAAGATGCCTATGCCATGAAGAGGAATCTCACAACGATGGCAGATGAG TTGCAGAAACCAGGTGTTCGTCTGTGGGGCTCAGAAGCTTCACCATCTCAGGACACATCTGTTACTGGCCTGGTGGAGAAGCTGACGGTgcaggatggagatggagacagCGGAGGAGAGAGTAAAGAAATGAGTGAGGTCAGCGAGGCCACAGAGAGCACAGACGTCAAAGACTCCTCGTCAGACTCTTAA